Within the Solwaraspora sp. WMMA2056 genome, the region GGCCGGGGGAGTTCCTGCTGGCCAGCCGCGAGCTGGAACGGATGGAGCTGGAGTACTTCGTCGAGCCGGGTGCCGACGACGAATGGCTCGAGTACTGGGTCCAGCAGCGCTGGGACTGGTACGTCGATCTGGGTCTCGCGCCGGACCGGTTGCGCCGCCGCGAACCCTCGACGAGTGCCCTGCCGCAGCATGCCAAGCGCCTCGTGGAGATCGAGTACCGGTTCGGCGGTGCCGGACCGGAGTTCGTCGCGCTGGAAGGCGTGACCAACCGCGCCGATCACGACCTCACCGTCCACGCCAAGCACTCCGGGGCGGATCTGTCCTACTTCGATCAGGACCGTGGTGAGCGGTGGGTGCCGTACGCGATCGAACCGGCGGCCAACCTGACGGTAGCCGTCTTCGCGTTCCTACTGGCGGCCTACGACGAGGACGAGGCACCGAACACGAAGGGTGGCGTCGACAAGCGGACCGTGTTGCGCTTCGATCCCCGGCTCGCCCCGGTGAAGGTGGCGGTGCTGCCGTTGTCACGCAACTCCGACCTGTCGCCGAAGGCCCGTGATCTGAGCGTCGCGCTGCGCCGCCGTTGGGTGGTGGAGTTCGACGACTCGCAGGCGATCGGCCGCCGGTACCGCCGGCAGGACGAGATCGGTACGCCGTACTGCGTCACCGTCGATTTCGGCACGCTCGCCGACGACGCGGTGACCGTCCGGGACCGGGACACCATGGCCCAGCAACGGGTCGCGTTGGACCAGGTCGAGCGCTACCTGCTGGAGCGGCTGCCCACCGGCTGACCGGTGGGCGGGTCGGTCCACCGGCGTGCCGACCGGCCGGGTGCCGGCGTGCTGCCCCGGCCCGCGTGGAATCCTGGACGGCGTGTCCGTCACCCTGCCGCAGGCCGCCGCCCCCGTCCGAGCGCCGTTGCCGCTCGGCCCGTACCAGGTGTGGCCGCCGGTGGTGCTGGCCCCGATGGCCGGCATCACCAACGTCGCGTTCCGGCGGCTGTGCCGCGAGCAGGGCGGCGGGCTGTACGTCTGCGAGATGATCACCACGCAGGCGCTGGTGGAGCGCAACCCCAAGACCCTGCGCATGATCGCGTTCGCGCCGTCGGAGCGTCCCCGCAGCATCCAGCTGTACGGGGTCGACCCGCAGGTGACGGCGGCCGCCGTACGGATCGTCGTGGAGCGTGACCTGGCCGATCACATCGACCTGAACTTCGGCTGCCCGGTGCCGAAGGTGACCCGCCGCGGCGGCGGGGCGGCGCTGCCCTGGCGGCACCGGCTGTTCAGCCGGATCGTCACCGGCGCG harbors:
- a CDS encoding glycine--tRNA ligase, which codes for MSADRFDAVVSLAHRRGFVFPSGEIYGGEPFAWDYGPLGVELKEHLRRQWWRTMVQHRDDVVGLDSAVLQARAVIAASGMLDAHTRTSARCRSCDSAQPLDGMVGAYTRQAGRPPAALTELTCPNCASRGSFTDPDQVSGLLGASNARRTAAEYPYYLRPEAATGTFVNFANVMIAARKKPPFGIAQAGRSFRHFAGPGEFLLASRELERMELEYFVEPGADDEWLEYWVQQRWDWYVDLGLAPDRLRRREPSTSALPQHAKRLVEIEYRFGGAGPEFVALEGVTNRADHDLTVHAKHSGADLSYFDQDRGERWVPYAIEPAANLTVAVFAFLLAAYDEDEAPNTKGGVDKRTVLRFDPRLAPVKVAVLPLSRNSDLSPKARDLSVALRRRWVVEFDDSQAIGRRYRRQDEIGTPYCVTVDFGTLADDAVTVRDRDTMAQQRVALDQVERYLLERLPTG